A stretch of Mucilaginibacter terrae DNA encodes these proteins:
- a CDS encoding PfkB family carbohydrate kinase: MSLLVIGTVAFDAIETPFGKTDKIVGGAATYASLAASYFYNDVKIVAVVGDDFPESEIADFQQHHISTEGLQVKQGEKSFFWSGRYHNDMNSRDTLATELNVLADFDPIIPESYQDCEFLMLGNLTPQVQQTVIKRLKNRPKLVVMDTMNFWMDIALDDLLETIKMVDVLTINDAEARQLSGEYSLVKAARKILGMGPKYLIIKKGEHGALLFHEDKVFSAPALPLADVFDPTGAGDTFAGGFIGYLAKVGTINFNNMKNAIIFGSALASFCVEKFGTEKIKNLTQEEVAGRVQEFINLAQFEIEL, translated from the coding sequence ATGAGTTTATTAGTGATTGGTACTGTGGCATTTGACGCTATCGAAACCCCCTTTGGTAAAACCGATAAAATTGTTGGCGGGGCTGCTACCTATGCCAGTTTGGCCGCATCATACTTTTATAACGATGTAAAAATTGTTGCCGTGGTAGGCGACGATTTTCCCGAAAGTGAGATTGCCGATTTTCAGCAACATCATATTAGTACCGAAGGCCTGCAGGTAAAGCAAGGCGAAAAATCGTTTTTTTGGAGCGGACGCTACCATAATGATATGAACAGCCGCGATACTTTGGCTACCGAACTAAACGTACTGGCTGATTTTGACCCCATCATCCCAGAGTCGTATCAGGACTGCGAATTTTTGATGCTGGGCAATCTTACCCCACAGGTGCAGCAAACGGTTATTAAACGCCTTAAAAACCGCCCTAAGCTCGTAGTAATGGATACCATGAACTTCTGGATGGACATTGCACTGGATGATTTGCTCGAAACTATCAAAATGGTTGACGTTTTAACCATTAATGATGCTGAAGCCCGCCAGTTAAGCGGCGAATACTCATTGGTAAAAGCTGCCCGTAAAATTTTAGGCATGGGCCCTAAATACCTCATCATTAAAAAAGGTGAGCACGGTGCTTTGCTGTTCCACGAAGATAAAGTGTTCTCGGCCCCTGCCCTGCCGTTGGCAGATGTATTTGACCCAACCGGTGCCGGTGATACTTTTGCCGGTGGTTTTATTGGTTATTTGGCTAAGGTTGGTACCATCAACTTCAACAATATGAAAAACGCCATCATTTTTGGCTCAGCATTAGCTTCTTTTTGTGTGGAGAAATTTGGTACCGAAAAAATAAAGAATCTTACCCAAGAAGAAGTTGCAGGTCGTGTGCAGGA
- a CDS encoding TetR/AcrR family transcriptional regulator — protein sequence MSIAERKLEEKQEMHERILNGARKIFLEKGYDQTSMRNIAQEINYSPGSIYFYFKDKSEIFHELHKEGFLLLLNQLKVLEKVRDPFERLKASGRVFIQFAQENKDYYNLMFIVEEPVKDPSSEGFQIAEEAISYMQGMIIECQQKGKFKDMDTEYFTFLIISVVHGICALFCKNRNTSFVGKTDEELMENGYESFVALLEKS from the coding sequence ATGAGCATAGCAGAAAGAAAGTTAGAAGAGAAACAAGAGATGCACGAACGCATCCTTAACGGAGCGCGAAAGATATTCCTGGAGAAAGGCTATGACCAGACCAGCATGCGCAATATCGCTCAGGAGATCAACTATAGCCCAGGCTCCATATACTTCTATTTCAAAGATAAAAGTGAGATCTTCCACGAATTGCATAAAGAGGGTTTTCTCCTGCTGCTTAACCAGTTAAAGGTGCTGGAAAAGGTCCGTGATCCCTTTGAAAGATTGAAAGCCTCAGGCCGGGTTTTTATCCAGTTCGCACAAGAGAACAAGGATTACTATAACTTGATGTTCATCGTAGAAGAGCCGGTTAAAGATCCTTCGTCTGAAGGATTCCAGATAGCCGAGGAGGCGATCAGCTATATGCAGGGAATGATCATCGAATGCCAGCAGAAAGGCAAATTCAAGGATATGGATACGGAATATTTTACTTTCCTGATCATTTCCGTGGTACACGGCATTTGCGCACTTTTCTGTAAGAATCGCAATACCAGTTTTGTTGGCAAGACCGATGAAGAACTGATGGAGAATGGCTACGAGTCTTTCGTGGCCTTACTCGAAAAAAGTTAG
- a CDS encoding TolC family protein encodes MKFRNQTFYQLLLLSSALLAAPIVKAQGKLDEYIRDGLASNESIKQQNFVLEKNVYALKEAKSMFLPEVTFSTTYTKADGGRTIDFPTGDLFNGVYATLNQLTGTNAFPQLQNQKILLNPDNFYDAKFRTTLPILNAELIYNKRIKKQQIDLQKAEVLLYKRELVKEIKTAYYTYLKAVNATDIYQSSLRLVEEGQRINTKLYENSKVNRTVVLRSQNEVSKINASLTSARKTAESARYYFNFLLNRPLTDSILSDNIKVLPANEQLGGNSVSGREELSKLRIAKDINGNLTGLAKSYIVPKLGTFIDLGSQAFDWKFNNNSRYYLFGVSLQWNLFSSGKNNYRVKQAIADQHALASQTDHVQQQLLTELKVRQAGMQSAIAQYQAAESQLKTCQTYYGDMLKLYKQGMAIYIELLDAQNQWIDAQLKTNIALYDTWIANTAIERANASFTIQ; translated from the coding sequence ATGAAATTTAGAAATCAAACATTTTATCAGCTTTTGCTTTTATCGTCGGCCTTACTGGCCGCACCAATAGTAAAAGCCCAGGGGAAGCTGGATGAATATATCCGGGATGGCCTTGCCTCCAATGAGAGCATTAAGCAACAAAACTTTGTGTTGGAAAAGAATGTCTATGCATTGAAAGAAGCTAAAAGCATGTTCCTGCCGGAGGTTACTTTTTCAACCACGTATACCAAAGCTGACGGGGGGCGTACGATAGATTTTCCTACCGGCGACCTGTTTAACGGTGTTTATGCCACGCTGAACCAGCTGACAGGTACTAACGCTTTTCCGCAATTGCAGAACCAGAAGATCCTGCTTAACCCGGATAATTTCTATGATGCCAAATTCCGCACAACACTTCCCATCCTGAATGCGGAACTGATCTATAACAAGCGGATCAAAAAGCAGCAGATCGACCTGCAGAAAGCTGAAGTATTGCTTTACAAGCGGGAACTGGTCAAAGAGATCAAAACAGCCTATTACACTTACTTGAAAGCTGTTAATGCTACCGATATCTATCAATCCTCACTCCGGCTGGTTGAAGAAGGACAAAGGATCAACACCAAACTATATGAAAATAGCAAGGTCAACCGCACGGTAGTACTCAGAAGCCAGAACGAAGTATCAAAGATAAATGCTTCGCTTACCAGTGCCAGGAAAACTGCGGAATCGGCGCGCTACTATTTTAACTTCCTGCTCAACCGCCCGCTTACCGACAGTATCTTATCGGATAATATTAAGGTATTGCCGGCAAATGAACAACTTGGGGGAAACAGCGTCAGCGGCAGGGAGGAACTCTCTAAACTCCGGATCGCCAAAGATATTAACGGCAACCTGACGGGACTAGCTAAGTCTTACATCGTTCCCAAATTAGGGACGTTTATCGACCTGGGTTCACAGGCTTTTGACTGGAAGTTCAATAACAACAGCCGCTATTACCTGTTCGGCGTGTCTCTCCAATGGAACCTCTTTTCTTCCGGCAAGAACAATTACCGGGTGAAGCAGGCGATCGCCGATCAGCATGCCCTGGCCTCGCAAACAGATCATGTACAACAGCAACTGCTGACGGAATTGAAGGTACGCCAGGCCGGTATGCAAAGCGCCATTGCCCAATACCAGGCGGCCGAATCACAATTAAAAACCTGCCAGACCTATTACGGTGATATGCTGAAGCTATACAAACAAGGCATGGCGATCTATATCGAGCTGCTCGATGCCCAGAACCAATGGATCGATGCACAGCTTAAAACAAATATTGCCCTTTACGATACCTGGATCGCCAATACGGCGATCGAACGTGCGAACGCCAGTTTTACTATTCAATAA
- a CDS encoding efflux RND transporter periplasmic adaptor subunit, whose amino-acid sequence MAACKEKHQEGDPIGQPDIIPVKTAPVSTLGVPDQITATGLVSTEDEAKYAFKIGGVISRILVQEGQSFKQGQLLATLNSTEISAGLAQSSLSVEKAARDYNRALNLYKDSVYTLEQLQNTKTALDVARKAREATAFNERYSKIYAASDGFVSKKIANEGEVIAEGMPVLLINSTEQHNSYSLKVGVTDREWAIIKQGQTAKVTLDGYAGKTFDATVFRKSQAADRELGSFQIELKLQLNGVKPAVGMFGKAEIATHQDENVMVIPYASLVEADGDKGFVFTTVGSNRVKRVPVSILKFDNENVYLKDKLEGIDQIVVSNSAYLNEQSIIKIIQ is encoded by the coding sequence GTGGCTGCCTGCAAAGAAAAACACCAGGAAGGAGATCCAATAGGACAACCGGATATCATCCCCGTAAAAACAGCCCCGGTGTCTACGCTAGGTGTACCCGATCAAATCACCGCCACCGGCCTCGTGAGTACAGAGGATGAAGCCAAATACGCCTTTAAGATAGGTGGCGTGATCAGCCGAATCCTGGTTCAGGAGGGGCAGTCCTTTAAACAAGGGCAATTACTGGCTACACTCAATTCCACAGAAATTTCAGCAGGTTTGGCACAATCCAGCCTCAGTGTAGAAAAAGCAGCGCGTGACTATAACCGCGCGTTGAATTTATACAAAGACAGCGTTTATACTTTAGAACAACTACAGAATACTAAAACAGCTTTGGATGTAGCTAGGAAAGCAAGAGAAGCAACCGCTTTCAATGAGCGTTACTCTAAAATTTATGCGGCTTCTGATGGCTTTGTCAGCAAGAAGATAGCGAACGAAGGAGAAGTGATTGCCGAAGGCATGCCGGTACTGCTCATCAATTCTACCGAGCAACACAACAGCTATTCGCTTAAGGTGGGTGTTACCGACCGGGAATGGGCCATCATTAAGCAGGGCCAAACCGCCAAAGTAACGCTCGATGGCTATGCCGGTAAAACCTTTGATGCGACTGTATTCCGCAAGTCCCAGGCAGCAGACCGTGAACTGGGTTCTTTCCAGATCGAATTAAAGCTGCAACTGAACGGTGTAAAACCAGCGGTGGGCATGTTTGGCAAAGCCGAGATCGCTACCCATCAGGATGAAAACGTGATGGTTATTCCCTACGCATCACTGGTAGAGGCCGATGGCGACAAAGGATTTGTATTTACCACAGTAGGATCAAACCGGGTAAAACGAGTGCCGGTCAGCATTTTGAAGTTCGACAATGAAAATGTGTATCTCAAAGATAAACTGGAAGGCATAGACCAGATCGTCGTTTCCAACAGTGCCTACCTCAACGAACAATCCATCATAAAAATCATTCAATAA